CACCAGGCCGGAAGGAGGCCGCGGGAGGGCGGGAGGCAGGACTGGGCCCGGAGGTGCTGGGCTAGAGCGGCGGCGCCGCCATGTCCGACAGCGAGAAGCTCAACCTGGACTCTATCATCGGACGCCTGCTGGAAGGTTGGCCGGGGCGGCGAGGGAGGTGGGCGCCCGCCGCGCCCTGGTCCCCTGCCCGGCCCGGAAGTGGCGCGCGGGTGGACCTGCCCCTCCCAGGGCCAGCTTCGACTGGGCGGGGACGGGCCGCGAGGTCCCGTGGCCACATTCGTCGCCCCCCCTTCCACCCCAATCGCGGCGCGCTGGGAGGTCTGGGGTTGCTCCCCTTTCCAGAGCAGGATCGGCGTTGGGGGTGGCGCGTAAGGATTGGCCTGGGCTCTTGGCTGAGGGAGAAACCCGAGAAGCCTAGTCCCCCAGGAAGGGGTCCTGTGCTTGGAGGTTTTGGGTGGCCTCTGCGCACAGCAGTCCCCTCGCGAGCGCCTTGAGGGCAGTTGGGGGTCCTAGGAGGCTCAGCAGCAACAGCTGCTCCTGGGCTAGGCGGGGCGGGGAGGCCCAGGCGCCCCCACTCAGAAGTGCCTGTGGGGTCACCGATGTCATTCACCCTCTTCGCTCCTGAGGAACCTGCGTCCTGACGCCTCTTCCCGCCCCCAGTGCAGGGCTCCAGGCCTGGAAAGAATGTACAGCTGACAGAGAACGAGATCCGTGGTCTGTGCCTCAAATCCCGGGAGATTTTCCTGAGCCAGCCCATTCTTCTGGAGCTGGAGGCACCCCTCAAGATCTGCGGTGAGCCTCCAGCCCAGGTCCCCGTGGCCTCCTGAAAGCGGCCTTGCCACCACCCCTCCCAAGTCCCTCCTCCCTTGGGCCCGACCCTGACCCTGGGTTCATGTTTAGGCTGCCCCTAGTGCTGACCTGGTTCCCTGGGTCACAGGTGACATTCATGGCCAGTACTATGACCTTCTGCGGCTGTTCGAGTATGGTGGCTTCCCTCCAGAGAGTAACTACCTGTTCCTGGGGGACTACGTGGACAGGGGCAAGCAGTCTTTGGAGACTATCTGCCTGCTGCTGGCCTATAAGATCAAGTACCCAGAGAACTTTTTCCTGCTCCGTGGGAACCACGAGTGTGCCAGCATCAACCGCATCTACGGCTTCTATGACGAGTGTGAGTGGGCAGAGCGTCCTGGGCTGCTCTGGGCCTGAAGGGCCATTCAGTGGCCTCCTTGCCATTCAGTGCGACCCTCATGCTGACCTGGTGGCTGGGGTGTCAGCGTCTGACAAACACCTGCTAAGCTGAGCACCGTGAAGGTAGACCAGCCCATGccgccctcccctgccctcctagAGCGGGTCCTGGCACTCAGGAGGGACCTGGCTGGTGGCTGCTGACTGAAGGGCTGCCAGGATTCTAAGGCAGGGCCTCACCTGCTGACACTCCCCTCTAGTGCATCCGGTACTTAAGCACTTAGGAGGCCTGTCAGGACTGGACTCCTCTGTTACCCAGAAGCCAAGATGAACCAGACCCCGTCTCAACCTGGCCCTGCTCTTGTGCAGGGGGTGGGTGCCAACCTTGAGGTCGTGCCAGAAGTGGAACTCTGGGGTTCCTGGGGACTCAGCTGCTTTAGAATTGTCTGGGAGGCAGTGGGTGTTCTGGGAGTAGGGGGGCGGGTGTTCGGTTTCCTTTTTTGCCTTCTGTTCTCTCCTCCTAGCTGTGTCTGAACAACACACAATGTGCCCTGGAAGGCCTGGAGACCTGGGCTGAGGGGTGGGGCAGAGAGGCCCTCTGGTGAGCTGTCTCCTTCCCCCTGGGCAGGCAAGAGACGCTACAACATCAAACTGTGGAAGACCTTCACTGATTGCTTCAACTGCCTGCCCATCGCTGCCATCGTGGACGAGAAGATCTTCTGTTGCCACGGAGGTGAGTATGGCTCTGGGCGTGTGAATGCTTGGGAAGGATGAGCCTCCCAGGGCGAGCACCCCTGGGGACCTTGGGACAGAGGCGTCAGCTGCAGATGTGTTCCCGGAAGCCAGGAACAACTCTCCCTGGAGTCCTGGTACGGGTAGTACTTTTTCCACGAAGTCCCCCCGCACTGCAGCATTAGGCTGCACCGTCGTGTCACGGCCTCACCTTCTTGCGTGGAGTTTGCTTGTCCCctttctccagggcttccctggtggctcagatggtaaagaatctgcctgcaatgcgggagacccaggtttgatccctgggttgggaagatcccctgaagaagggaatggctacccgctccagctttcttgcctggacagtccatggggttgcaaagagtcggacacgactgagcagctaac
Above is a genomic segment from Dama dama isolate Ldn47 chromosome 2, ASM3311817v1, whole genome shotgun sequence containing:
- the PPP1CA gene encoding serine/threonine-protein phosphatase PP1-alpha catalytic subunit produces the protein MSDSEKLNLDSIIGRLLEVQGSRPGKNVQLTENEIRGLCLKSREIFLSQPILLELEAPLKICGDIHGQYYDLLRLFEYGGFPPESNYLFLGDYVDRGKQSLETICLLLAYKIKYPENFFLLRGNHECASINRIYGFYDECKRRYNIKLWKTFTDCFNCLPIAAIVDEKIFCCHGGLSPDLQSMEQIRRIMRPTDVPDQGLLCDLLWSDPDKDVQGWGENDRGVSFTFGAEVVAKFLHKHDLDLICRAHQVVEDGYEFFAKRQLVTLFSAPNYCGEFDNAGAMMSVDETLMCSFQILKPADKNKGKYGQFSGLNPGGRPITPPRNSAKAKK